Within Styela clava chromosome 8, kaStyClav1.hap1.2, whole genome shotgun sequence, the genomic segment TAACGAAGTATGGCTTTAAAAATCGGCAGAAAATCGGCATTATTTTGACGCCCTCTTTGCATGGCTTAGATTGTGATGGGTTTTTAATTGATAAGCTAAGTTGATAGGCTGATAAGCTAAGTAGGCCTACTGAAAAATAAcgttatatttactaattttcaaACGTGTTTCTATAGCGAAAGTTATAAACAACAATACAGAAATGGGTCTCGACAACGTCAAATATTGAGTTGTAAATGAAATGGCCGACGCACAAAGCTACATGAAAATGGCGTAGTATATACTGATTTTTTAACATTGTTTACGGAGAAAGTTTTAGACAACGATAAACAATAATCAATGTCATGTATTGGGTTTTGAATGTGTAATCTTTAACATAATCTGTTATCCACCGCTTCAAAACTTTTTGCCAAATATTTTGATTGACATCAGAATACGATTATTAATTTTCGTCGAATGTTTATTGTTCAACCAGTTTTTTTTATCGGATGCACTAATCTAAAACATGCAGAATgttatattcattatatttatcattgacCAAGTTTGGGTATATAAAACTAAAAAGATTACGGTCCCTTAAAAACTGAAAACGGTTAAgccatttaaaaaacaaaatattcatctaTGTATCGATTCCTCTTGTACAGAGTCTTGTTCATAGCGTAGGTTTTAAAAACATTCCTTTGAAGAAAATCGAAACGACCCAATAGTTCACCATGTAACACACAAATATCGGCAATTGGTGCAACACTTTGAACGTGTggacaaaaaattcaaatcgcGATGTTAAATTTCTCTAATATATCATGTACATGAGCCTGGCTAAGACTTGATTCAAGGTACCTTATTCGTGACACGGACATACTAAACTTAACGAGGAGTTTTCACCACGATTTAAACATTGTCGCGTCAAACTGTCGTGCATAACTTTTAACctttaaataaaaactacattttacTACGAATaaacacaaaattatatttgctCATGCatcaatcaaatatatatttccgtGATATAGTCAGACAACATGTTTAGCACTATAAAAAATACCTGtatttaaacatatttttcatcGTTATTTCCATTCATCCAGATTTTAAATGCCAAAACTgaactttgaataaaaataggtCACATGTCTTTGCCATAAAAATGACATAAAATGTGTTAAAACTGTGTTTttaggaaaaatattttgaaaatcgaGGGCTTACTTTCTGCGTACCGATTAAGCCGAGGGCTATCAGTTCAATGCGCCGTTTTGAAAAAGTCAATTTGCTCGATTAAccttcaattattgataatcACTGATATTTAGTCATGCGAAAACACTGATAAACTTTATGATTtttcaggaaatcaaacgatttCTACAACGTAGCAAATAAATTACTAGCAATGACACTTCCATTTTCAAAATgagtgtttttcaaattgattttgaagTGATCACTACAATAATATCTTCGGAAACAACAAATCCACAATGTACCTGCTTTTTTACAAACACCCTGCAAAACCCTACGAtgaaatgaacttaacagttgAACTATTCGCAAAATGTAATATATGTAACACGACGCGGACAAAATGTTTTGACTGTCCTAAGATAGAGTCGAAGAACTGCAATGAAATATGGagaaattatctgaaatatgtctgtGTAGAATCACAAGAAATATTTatagcaattcaatacaaatgttatttttagaaAGGTATAGAATGAATTTCCATGggatcaaaggtcggggaaataTCTATTACAGTTTACAGTCCAGGGGTCTGCAAcgttttgtcgctcgcgggccaaaattgaggttgcaagtcattggcgggccgcgcatatttttagaaagttgaaaaaccgaacggatggtactttttataatagaGATCAAGCAGTtttacatctctcgaatagagtATAGATTTAATTTCTCATTGCATCTCAtgaaattccatttgaatattttcagcgtcattgaaccttttgcactcagcatcaacttttctgccttttgttgctatttgcttaattataaataaattatattctcattaaacgagtaattgtgaattatataattgttaggttacaatataatttagtctaaagattatattcgtcaaaacgaatgttttgttactataatttagtgaagcgtcgcggggcGCATTATAGTGCTCGGGcggtaggttgccgacccctagTTTACACGTTACTTCTGTACTGAGTCTTTGTGATGCGATATGATGTAAAAAGAATTACgaaatataatgtaaaaaacaCAATTTAATAACtagttcagggtggtccaaacccaggcccgcgggccacatgtggtccgccacttcattatctgtggctcGCGTCGCATCCGGAAAGTATTATAAAAatgcatttcgtgttgtttcgtcatgaaaatattcaaaaaaatctgtcattaattattaatgttatggcctaacaatataaatcatgccgggtgttttttgtAACCACCCTAAACAGGGTTGATAATAACATGCATTTTTCACCCTAAAcagaattacaaaaaaaatgacgcctatatgtcagaaaatttgatATTCGTAATTACCCTTCTGTACCTCAGATTTAATAATCAATCcgcagttatttgtaagttgttttgtaaacatgagtttgaaaagaaagctgacgaattcaaacagatttttaactggATGTGGGGGGAAAAAattgcttgatatgtcggcaTGTTGTGTCGGTGACGAAAGACATTTAAACGGCATTTAAagatcttgtgagcaatgagcattttgcaaagttaagattttgctttgaaaatattatcgATGTTCGAAAGCATTTACATTTGAGGAAACACTTCTTCCGTTTTAAAGCGTTTGCAATATTAAAGTGGTCTATGTGTAATTGTAGATATATAAATACTTTTGCAGGTTTTTTGGTTGTTTATGCATGGGTTAGCTTGACAAATGACAGATAccgatcaatgtgtttgcacaataaaagtgtttgttttgtattgcactgtttatctattcttgacagtattgtggcccgcgaacaaagcaaaaataattttgtggcccgcggagccgacaaccctGGACCATCCTGAACTAGTTTAACCAGAGAAACTTGACATTttgtaccataattttattttaacaacaggaacgcaaatgcaataaaatgtccaacaatcggaacgccgttccggtgcgttccggctaaAGCTCACCTCTGCATTTAACTAATTAtggatattttgttttcaacaaGGAGAAAACCAAAATCGAACAATACTGGTTTAATGCTTTCCACCAGTGCCTAGAGGGGGTCCAAAGCGGTACCTGGGCAGCACGTTATAggggtgagtttgttgcttagtttgatagtttaaataataatatagcaAACATTTGCAGGTCAGGTTTAGGAGGGAGCGGAATCAAAAGCTCGCCACGGGCAGCAGGAAAGTTTGACACGCCATTGCACGTACCTTATAACTTGGGCGCAATGTGAGATATTTTATCGAAAGTGTTTTTCccatcaaaaatttattttcagcttatGCCAACatatttgcaaataaaaattaagatGATTCGATTTTAAACACAAGTTTCATATAGTTTACTGCAAGGCCAGTGTATCTCTAAACATTTCCCACTTGTATTTACTATGGAGGTCAATGTTGAGTAATTCCATATTAATCAAGTGAAGTGTGGAAGACGACGAATATTTACCGGAATCTAATTCATGTTGCGCATAATAAGCAATAATCTTGTCACGGGGGGAGATGTCGCTGGCTATTAAGTTAATAAGTGCGGCGTCAAATAATAAAGAATCTTCCGGATCCACATCATGCAATACTTTATTCTCAATGTATAATTTCGCAGCATCTGGTAATTCCCGTGCCACGAGAATGGCGGCATAGTTTGTGACGAGCTTCGCAAATTCTTCGTAATCAACTGAAAACAATACAATTAGATTTGTGAGGtcgaaatatgaataaaaaaccaagagtaattgtaatttgtataaaatataacgGGCAGTGTGAGAAACAGGTTGAGAAACCTGTTTCTCACACCAActaaaataagtgaaaaacactagatagcgatcggagaccgccgacttatcgatcgttCGCAGcgacgaaagttaggggatcccacaaaacagaaactgcggtttcaatTCCCTAGCtgtgactcaatagcgacaccgcgtgtcccatcactaattaataaataactcgctaattatacgacataattcatccaaaataggCTCCTGGtttgagatatgatgaatgtacatgcaaacTGGAGCAtattcaacttcgctttcgtgagatatcgcgtaacatacgacggtgtctaacagacagacaaacaaacaaataactatcaacatacttaccgatcgagatcgaaaATTAATACCATTGTGGAAAATATTATCGAAGTCTTTTCAGAAATACATGCATTTGCTACTGCCaattaaaacataaatataCTAGGAATGTCAAAAGTTTTTTGGAACACTCGCATAAGTTTTTTCACATTTAACATATGTTTTTATATGCTTGGATGTGATCTAACAATatcattatcaaattttcaatatttctacCGCCTGCAGTAGTCGATGGAATCTAATGAATCGCGGTTAATCTATATATTTTATCGTCATAAATTGTATCTGagtttataaatattattaaaataacatCTTACTAGAGGCCGACACCGAAACAAGTAGAATAGATGATAGAACGAGAGATGCGTAGAGAAATTGCTTTGCCATTTTCGTCCAAATTTCCAAGATATCTCGTTCAGCAAGACGGGCGATTTTACTTCGAAGATTGTCCGACGGTAAAGTGAAGACAAGCCAAATGGATGCTGTATATATGCTCTATAATCAAtccatcatattttttttgttttgaaaacgCCCAAGCTACGTCATTGAGACTTTCACGCGTTTGCCGCATGATCAAATAGTGTTGTCACTCAAAAAGAAGGAAATATTTTAAGCAGGTATATCAAATGCTTCCAATTCgaaatttgggtactcctgaagtatgcgcaccgagatgtcgcataacctgaaccctgagttcagtttgtgcgccatcttggtgcgcatacttcaggaggtccgaaatttgttaaaaaaaaattgccattcGCTGGAGATATGAACCTAACTACATTGGAAATGAAGCAGAAAAAGGGAATGTGTGATGGCTTGGTATTCAAGAGCTCCTCAAATCCGAGTACATTTTGAAGCCCCCTCAGGAGCCCACCCCGATAATGTCAAATATGTTAGTACATTttaactgaaaatatttaaaattgccAGTCATTTTGTAACATTGCTCTTATAGATAAACTTTTAAGCAATAATAAACAGGAATCATTGCCAGGTAATGCTAGATATGGAATTGATAATAAACAATCAATGTCAATATAACCCGTAATTTACAGACTTTTTGCGCATTTTTACATCGTAATTCACTTGAACATGAAATAGCGTTACACGAATAttgaatttgtttattttcccaGACCACGATGACTGGGGAGACAATAATACCAAAGCTTGTCATTTTGGtcacatattttcagaaattacATTTTGGGCCATATAGGAATATCGCAGTAATCTAATTGGCTGGCTAGTGTAAAATATGCCAATTCACTTCTATCTGAAGTTGGTATCCTCGCCTCAAAAAAGAAAGGATACAAACGAGTTCTGTTttggagatatgaacattggaAATGAATCAGAAAAAACGGGGATGGCTTGTTATTCGAGTAAGAGCTCCTCAAATCCgattacatttttgaaaaaaaaatctcagGAGTCTATCCCGGTAATGTCAAATAGGttagtacagtggttcccaaactttttcaaaataattccaCGACGGAcccctttcaatttttttaatgattcgcGGCCCTATGCacttaaataaaacattaaaagatcacaacaaaaaaaataaatgcgtCGTACGGTATAGTAAAAATCCTTCTCTTCACCTGTGTTTATCACAATAAACTAACATCACAATTTtaaaagacattttgaaattaatattacagagcgaaaaacgtaaaaatatatgCATACCGTTACCATGTGTCGAAGACTAAATTTGACAGCTAAAAACTAAACGTAGTGCCTCTCTGACTACTCTCTACTTAacgtcagtcagtagtttattattcaccaaaatgaaaatgcacTTACTGTGaacatgaatttaaaaaagtttgaaatgaCATTTCACGGTGAAGGGTGGCGCGAAAAACCAAAGTTGGCTAACGCTACCTACCGTTCACTACAAAAGCGTAAAACAGCGTTTCGAAGCGGACTGGCATACTTTATAAACTACCTACTGTAACTACATCCTATACCAACAGACGCGCAAAGGCAGGGTAAGCTACACCTCGGCAGTTAGTTAACTTATAGTGGCAGCAATTGAACTTTGTCTGTGATGTCATAGATCCGCTGCTTTGTGACATCAATATGGGACAACGTGATCGAAACAAAAAGTGAACGATCAGTGATTGTGGAGCTCAAAAGGCgtcaaatttgcaaatttaagcacttaatttttgcattatttcaCTATGAGGCATAAAACAGATTTCTATCGCGGACCTTCCGAAAGTGCTTCGcggaccccaaaaggtccgcggaccctagtttgggaaccactgggttaGTACATTTtcactgaaaatatttaaaatttccagTCATTTTTAACATTGCTCTTATAGATAAAGTTTTAATCGATAATAAACAGGAATCATTGCCAGGTAATGTTAGATATGGAATCGATTGTATACAATCAATGACGATATAACCCGTAATTTACAGACTTTTTGCGTATTTTTACATTATAATTTACCCGAACATGAAATAGCGTCACACGAATATTGAAATTGTTTAGTTCCCTAAATCACAATGACTAGTGAGACAATAGTACCAAAGCTTGTCAGATTTTTATCATTTTGGtcacatattttcagaaattacATTTTGAGCCATATAGGAATATCGCAGAAATCTAATAGGCTGGCTAGCGTGAAATACGCCAATCCAGTTCTATTTGAGCTGGTATCCTTGCCTCGAAAACGAACGAACTTGAACGAGCTTTGTATTCTTTGCAACGTAAGTGCGAATCTTTAGCTTCGTGAGTATTTGAAAATCCATCAATCACGTTGTGTGACCGCTGACAGCATTATGAGACTGTACGTGATATAGGAGGCAGAAGATCTTATTGTTTACGTCTGTAacgatatatattatttctcaCAGTTATGCAAATATGTAAGCATTCATATCTTATTCGTATTTTTTCGTTTGTTATCCAATCAACTGCTGTTACCATAGCTACCCCAGCCTGTGGTGTCTGGAGCAGCTTTCTTTTATTAACTAGAATGCCACCGAGATATAGCTCGCTTAAATGTGTCTTATTATTTACGACTTTTGTTATCTTATCTTATCTTTGACTTATTTTTCTCAGTATGATATAACTTTAGACTCATTCCCTCATAAGTGTTGATACTCGATAACCATCACTAGTTTATCGCGTTTCCCTTCACGCTGAAACGTATTTATTTATATCCTTCGTAATTATGTTTGTCCATCGTGTACTTTTGCTATGATAatataaactactgactgactgtaGCTTTACAATCTGTGCTGTAAAATCGAATCCAATTAGTTATTGAATATGTCGCTAAAATAGTGAGAGATATGTTTAACTCATATAAACGAATGCAATTCCATTGCACTTGCttctttgaaatatatttgttcgTGAAAACACTTTTCAAGAAAGTTTCAACATTTTCGGTTCATATTACTATTTGATAGCGCCATCTCGCGATCAAGATATTGTTCAGTTTTTAATTAAAAAGAAAAGTTAACTCTTGCTCACTGAATCAGTAGTATATGTAACCTACATGTTAATGAAGACCAAGTTAACAGTATTTCTATTTTCTACTAGTGCCATGCTATTAGAGGAGACTTTAGATTTCAGACGACAAGAGGACAATTACTGATAAATAATACTATCACtcacttttttaaaacataCAGGTTCATGATAGAAATATTGGTGGATAGTAAAAAAATCTTAGATTTGCTGCGGTTTACGTTTATTAATATATACATACCTTATATTTTTACAGTAAatactgtttaattattttcaaatgcatTCTATTCCCTTTGAGGTTGAAACGCTTTTCAGAACTACTGTTACTGTttgtgtattatttatttaaactatgaTACAATAAGTTCAACACATTTGAACGGTAGACTTTGCTCGCTATTTACAAagtccttgtttactttcttaTTCTATTTACCGAGGTCAGACGAAACGGTACAGAAATCTAGAAAAGTCATTTTCACTCTCGTCatagcatccttgcgttatacgcatacggatccatctGCACAAAGGTATAGAGCAAGGAAatgtag encodes:
- the LOC120346772 gene encoding uncharacterized protein LOC120346772, producing MAKQFLYASLVLSSILLVSVSASIDYEEFAKLVTNYAAILVARELPDAAKLYIENKVLHDVDPEDSLLFDAALINLIASDISPRDKIIAYYAQHELDSGKYSSSSTLHLINMELLNIDLHSKYKWEMFRDTLALQ